GTCTTTCCCGGCCAGCGCATTGCGACCTCGGGCACGGTGACGGCCGTCTACGAGCGCAACGGGAGGCACTATTTCGACAGCGACGAGGTTTTGATCGCCGATGGCGGGACCGTCGCCGCCCGCTTTCTCCGGACGTCGATCTATGCCTGACCCCGTCGATTCCACGGAGCCGTGACGATGGGCGCTTGCATGCGGATGCAAAGACCGTATGGTGGGTCTTAACGAACGGTTGCAGGCCTCCCGTCGCGACACTTGGCGGCTCGGTCGACGACCATAAGGTATCAGGGAAAGGCGCGCTCCAGGGCTGAGCACGTGAACGACGCCCAGGACCGCGCCGTCGGGCCATGTCATGACGACCCTGCCGGTCGAACGGCGGGGCGGCCCGAAGATGGCGAGGACGGCGCGTGGGCCTTTCCGCACGTATAAAGACGGTCGAGCCGATCCAGGTCGCGTGGCAGCGGGACGATCCGCCGGGCCGGCGAAGCGCCATCGTGCGCATCACGACCGAGGACGGCGTGGTCGGCTATGGCGAGGCCTCGCCGATGCAGGGCGGCCTGCATTCGCTGGGGATCATCGAGCGCGATCTCACGCCCGGCCTGATCGGGGCGGACCCCTTCGATCAGGCGGTGCTCCACGATCGCCTGTACCACCGCAACATCAAGCTCGGCCCGGAAGGAGCGCTGACCGGCGCGCTGGCGGCCGTCGACATCGCGCTGTGGGACATCAAGGGCAAGCTCCTCGGCCTGCCTGTCTACAAGCTCCTGGGCGGGGCATGGCGAACGGAGATCCCGTTCTACGCCTCCATCGGCGGGAACGCCGCGCGCACGGTCGACGAGACGGTCCGCGTCGTCGAATCCCGCTGGAAGGCCGAGACGCCGGCCGCGATCAAGATCCGCCGTGACGGCGACCGGTCCCGTCTGGATCTCGATATTCCGGGGGATCTCGCCAAGGCGAGGGCGGTTCGTGCGCTGGTCGGCGACGACTACCCGCTCGCCTTCGACGCAAACAATGGCTACTCGGTCGGCGGAGCGATCCGGGTCGGCCGCGCCTTGGAAGAACTCGGCTACATCTGGTTCGAGGAACCGGTCCAGCACTACGACGTGCGCGGCATGGGCGAGGTCGCCCAGCGCCTCGACATCACCGTATCGGCGGCGGAACAGACATACACGCAGCAGGCCCTGGTCGACATGATCCGTGCCGGCGTGCGGATGGTCCAGCCGGACATCGTCAAGATGGGCGGGATCACCGGGCTGATGCAGTGCGCGGCGGTCTGCTACGCGCACGGGGTCGAACTGGTTCCGCACCAGACCCAGCCGACCATCGCGCACGCCGCCAATCTGCATGTCCTGGCGACGCTGATGCACCTGACCAAGCCCGCCGAATATGCCGACCCGTCGGGCCGCATGGACCCCGGCTTCCCGGTTGCGCCCCGGCCCGAAAACGGCCGCTTCACCGTCTCGGACAGGCCGGGCCTCGGGATCGAGGTCGACGAAGCGGAGTTGAGCAGCCGGCTCTGATGAGCGGAGCCGCACCAAGAACAAGGACGACGGCCATGCGACTGAGCAGGCGTGAAACGCTCCAACTGGGTGTCGCGGCGGCGGCGATCGGTGCGGCCGGAATCGGCGGCGCGCGTGCGCAGGAGTCCGACGTCATCCGCATCGGCATCGCCGCCGGCGGGCCGCGGCACAGCGATCCCAACCTCACGACCCAGGGATCGGACAACTGGGCCACCGAGCAGATGTACGAGCAGCTCGTCCGGCCGGACGACGGCGCGTTCGCCGTCACGCCCGACGAGTTCCGGCCGACCCTGGCGACGAGCTGGACGCAGTCGGAGGACGCCAAGACCTGGAGCTTCACCCTGCGGGAAGGGGTGCAGTTCCATAAGGGCTATGGCGAGATGACCTCGGAGGACGTCGTCTACTCGTACGAGCGCGCGATCACGTCGGGAACCAACCGGACCATTCTGTCCAACATCGCCAGCGTCACGGCGGACGGTCCCTACAAGGTGACTCTGCAGCTGAAGAGCCCGGATGCGCTCTTCCTCGGCACCAGCGTCTTTAACAACAACACGTCGATCGTCTCGAAGAAGGCGGCCCTCGAGATGGGCGAGGCCTTCGCGACGGACGCCGTCGGCACCGGGCCGTACGAACTCGTCAGGTTCGATACCGAATCGGGTACGACGCTGAAGCGTCACGAAGGCTATTGGGGCGAGAAGGCGAAGGTCGCCAACGTCGAGTGCCTCTACATCGCCGATACGACGGCGCGGACCCTCGCGCTTCTCTCCGGCAACATCGACATGATGGAGGCCGTCCGCGCGCCGGGCTGGGTCGATTCCATGCTGCAGCGCGATCCGACTCTCAAGATCGACATGACGGTGCCCGGGTCGTTCAACACGCTGCACGTCAACCTGACGCGCGAGCCGTTCAATGACCTGCGGGTCCGCCAAGCGCTGATGCACGCGATCGACCGGCCGGCCGTGGCGCGGGCGCTGGCACCCATGGGCGGCGTCCTTGCCGGTCTGCAGCCGGACTTCTTCCCGGCGGGATTCAAGACCGAGGATCTGCCGGCCGAGCTGCAATATCCCTACGATCCCGAGCGATCGAAGGCGCTGCTGGAAGACGCCGGCTTCCCCGATGGAATCAGCTTCGTGGCGCTTTGCAGCCAGCGCGAGGACTACGCCTCGACCATGCTGATCGTGCAGGAGCTGCTGCGCCCGGCCGGTTTCAACATGGATCTCCGGATCGGCGATCACACGGCATATCACGCCGACAATCGTTCCGACAAAAACACGCTCGCCATGCACTCGTCGAGCTATCCGCCGATCCCGACGCAACTCTACTTCCAGCAATTGTCCTCGCGCTCGGAAGTGAAGTCCGACGGTACCGGCGGCGGCAACTACAGCCATTACGGCGTCGCCATGCCGGGGATCGACGGCCTGCTCGACCAGGCGCTCCAGTCAACGAGCTTCGAGGACTACGAGCGCATCTGCCGGGAGATCGAGCTTCAGGTCCTGCGCGACCTGCCGTTGATCGGCCTGTCGACTCTGTCCTTTACCGTGGCGCGCAACGCGCGGGTCGATCTCGGCTATCCCATCAAGAGCGGCTACGCGCGCTGGCGCTTTCATCGCGCCACGAAGACGGCCTGAGCGGGCG
Above is a genomic segment from Geminicoccaceae bacterium SCSIO 64248 containing:
- a CDS encoding mandelate racemase/muconate lactonizing enzyme family protein, coding for MGLSARIKTVEPIQVAWQRDDPPGRRSAIVRITTEDGVVGYGEASPMQGGLHSLGIIERDLTPGLIGADPFDQAVLHDRLYHRNIKLGPEGALTGALAAVDIALWDIKGKLLGLPVYKLLGGAWRTEIPFYASIGGNAARTVDETVRVVESRWKAETPAAIKIRRDGDRSRLDLDIPGDLAKARAVRALVGDDYPLAFDANNGYSVGGAIRVGRALEELGYIWFEEPVQHYDVRGMGEVAQRLDITVSAAEQTYTQQALVDMIRAGVRMVQPDIVKMGGITGLMQCAAVCYAHGVELVPHQTQPTIAHAANLHVLATLMHLTKPAEYADPSGRMDPGFPVAPRPENGRFTVSDRPGLGIEVDEAELSSRL
- a CDS encoding ABC transporter substrate-binding protein — translated: MRLSRRETLQLGVAAAAIGAAGIGGARAQESDVIRIGIAAGGPRHSDPNLTTQGSDNWATEQMYEQLVRPDDGAFAVTPDEFRPTLATSWTQSEDAKTWSFTLREGVQFHKGYGEMTSEDVVYSYERAITSGTNRTILSNIASVTADGPYKVTLQLKSPDALFLGTSVFNNNTSIVSKKAALEMGEAFATDAVGTGPYELVRFDTESGTTLKRHEGYWGEKAKVANVECLYIADTTARTLALLSGNIDMMEAVRAPGWVDSMLQRDPTLKIDMTVPGSFNTLHVNLTREPFNDLRVRQALMHAIDRPAVARALAPMGGVLAGLQPDFFPAGFKTEDLPAELQYPYDPERSKALLEDAGFPDGISFVALCSQREDYASTMLIVQELLRPAGFNMDLRIGDHTAYHADNRSDKNTLAMHSSSYPPIPTQLYFQQLSSRSEVKSDGTGGGNYSHYGVAMPGIDGLLDQALQSTSFEDYERICREIELQVLRDLPLIGLSTLSFTVARNARVDLGYPIKSGYARWRFHRATKTA